CTATCTCAGCTTTTCTCCTCTTCATGTTCTGAAGCATTTCCGACTTCATGATCCTTTCGtctgtttaaaaaaaaaaaaaaaaaaagagagagaggaAAATGAAGATGTTGGGGAAGGGGAGACATAAAAAGCAAAAGAAACATGGAGTCAGCATAATATTGGTTTTCAATGGAAAAGTGGAAAGGCTGAGGAAAATATACCTATGTCCCCCTCCACTTCGACTCATTTTCTGCAGAACCTAAATTCACAAAGAAGATCATCTTGGACCAGGCTCTTGACGTCAAAACACCTTCCCGAGATACTAGCGAGGAAGCGGGTCAGGTCGATGGCACGCCTAGGTACGGGAGGATCTCTAAGGGTTAACTGCTCGGCCCAAGCCATATCGCAGTGCCAAGGAAGAGGCTCAGACTCTACATAAAAATATCTGTTCATCCAACCTTTGTGGGATGAAGGGTTCCCGCCCAGAAAATCACACCCGGGCTGGGGTGATAGGTAAAACCGACCAAAttcttttcttttgattttcacgaAGCGATCTAAGAGGGCTACGGAGAGGGGTATATCAAAATACCTAAGCAATATTCCTAAATCCAGAAGCGTGCTAAAGGAATTGGGAGCTAGTTGACTAGGGCATATAAGATAGTGATCACAAAGGCACTGAACTATCCTGGGGATAGGAAACCGAAGACCCATCTCCAGTTGGTCCAAGTAAAATGTGCAATATCCGTCGGGAGGGAGATGAGCCCTATCTGTAATCGCGGGGATATGAATATCAATATCCGAAGGTAATCCCGATAACTCTCTAATCCTAGGGACATCATCATACCCTAGGACCGAAGCCTTAATTTCGTACCAAGGAAGCTCCACCAAAGTCTTCGAAGGGGAGGGGGAAGGAGTGCCTATAGCTTCATCCATGCCTTAACCAAAGTATTGCAATTAACACAGGAAGGAGAACTTACCAAAGTGGTCAAGAAGAACAGAGTTGGGAGCGAGAGTTTACCGAACTCAAGACAGTCGGCCGAACCGAGAACGTCGAAAGGGCCGAATACGCTTTGTAACTTGGAGAGAAAATGAGAGAATGGTGAGATTTTAGAATGAAATGAAGGCCCTATTTATAAGAAGGTCAGACGAAGGAGAGCCGTCCGATTAAATCAAGAATAGACGGCTATGATCATGCCTGTTCAAATGCCTCGGGATCCGCACCATCGTCTGATCCTAGCCAAACAAAATCTTGCAAATGACTTGAACGGTTTAGATCTTCTCGCAACCAAGGTTGAACTCAAGGGCTTCAAGATCAATCATAGCAATTCACTGGTCTAAAATTCAATACTTCTTTTAGACCGCAAGGGGGGTTACTACTGATGCCCCCAAAATATTCCACCGCGCTTGAGTTTTCATCCCGAGGACCTTAAACGTAACCCGTCGAGCACGACTTGTCCGAATTCGATACCATCTATAAACGAGCTCAGCCGTTTCTTCTTGAACACATCGGTCGAGCACCAAGCCCAGCCACACCCCTGAAGACCGAGCCTTGATGCTCGGTCGAGCTCTGTCACCAGTGTAGGGCTCGGTCGGCCGAGCACTAGTGGCCGAGCACCAGTGTAGTGCTCGGCCGAGCCCTAGTGCTCGGTCGAGCACTAGAGGCCGAGCCCTGGTGCTCGGCCGAGCACTAGTGGCCGAGCACTAGTGGCCGGGCACCAGGGTAGGTCTCGGCCAAGCCCCTGTGGCCGAGCCCTGGTGCCCGGCCGAGCCCTTGCGCTCGTCCGAGCCCGGGTAGCCGAATCACACGTATCCGAGCCCAATCAGCGTTCAGAGCAGGGTTCTGTCAAGCACAGATGCTTGTGACATGAATCTCAGGCCCGACTTGTTCCTATCCTAAGAACTTTGTCacatgtcaaaaacgtgaataatctttaaataggCTATAATCTCGCCGTATGATTAGATGCGACGAGGAATCTGGCCCGGACTGGCAGTGATGGGAGaagaatttaattttataaggAAATTTACCTAAAATAAACTTCGGCACGGTATGGGAAGAAGTTCTCTCAACCACTATAAATACTCATATATGTTTCATGGTGAAGGGGATCAAGATATTAACTTCCACCTATCACATCTTCCCATTTCTCTGTTCCTAAATCCGATCAAAAGGTCGAAGTGATCGTGTCGGAAAAGTTTTCGACACCTTCCAGTACCCATTAGTCTGTATAAACCGGTGGTGCTCCCTCCGCTCCGGTTCAAACATTGTTGATCTGAAGCTCAAGCTCACCAGACCGGACCCAAGGAAAAGTTGGTATCATCAGAATGAATTGTGATGCAAAAATGATCAAGAAATGACACAAGATTGGGAAGGTACCATAGCTGTGTTGGCAGCACCGAATAGAGTGACGAGGGAGAGGACCGAGACTTGTCCGATGAAGGTCGCCATGGCTTCAAAAACAAGAACTCCATATACATAAAGATGCTGCataaaaattcagatttaacTTCTAAATTTTTCACGGTCATTAAAATGATTCAGTAAATAATAACGTCACGATACTTATAATGTATACCTGTGAACAAGAAGTCCATGCCTTAAATAACTCTCCGGTGAAAAGCATAGGTGGAATCAAGAGAGGCATGCCGACAAGGGTCGAGCAGAAGAGCATCTCAGTCTGCCAAAGCATCAGAtgtaaaaaaaacaaacaaacaaacaaacaacaaGATCCATGATTTTACGAGTAAATATATATCTGACCTGCGTCGTTTCGGGAATCATGGTGAAGATAACTTCTTGGAGATTTCCAAGAAGCGAGTCTAAGATTAATGCACCAGATACCATGATGACACCGATCATACTGAAGTTGGGCGAAGTCTGAGCATCAGCTAAGGTAAAAAGAATCAGTCCCATGATCAAAAGTATGGCCGATACGTATTCGTGTGGTGGATATTTACGTCTCAAACCTGGAATAAAGGCCCCCATTATCATCACTGGTAAAACCTGAGACGAAAATCATCAATGGCCAACTCATGAGCCAAGAAAAGGAAGTTGAGTTTAAGAATAGGACACCCCACCCCTTCTTTTTACCTTGGTCGATTTGAACATGAGTTGTGCTGGATAATTGAGAAAAGCCAGAGAACTTTTGGTAAGTCCACTCGAACCCATTAGCACAGCTGATAGCTTAATATAAGTCTTCCAGGGATTCACCATTTGCTTGGTTGAGAATCCTTGTAAATATATCAGCAGGATATATACCCATCCTTGAACAAAAGTGAAGTACCATCCATAACTGCATTCAAACAAATTACAGAAATCATCAGAACAACATTTCCAAAAAACAGTGGCAGAGCCAGGAATTTAGATGATGAGAGACGACTTAATctatatttttagaaaattattttttaacatggaAGGTGTCCCCCGCTAGCCCCCTATTGGTCAGCCTTGTCGATAAACTTCAAGATCGAACAAAAATTTCAATACATTCAAGAGAACCAAATCTGACCTGAATTGAAGTCTATTGTATACATATTCCTGAAAAATGGATGAAAACCAAGTCAATATTTGTAACTTAGGAAAAGGCTGAGGATGTTGTAAATAACAAACCATACATACCTTCATCGAGGTTTCaagaaatgaaataatttttgaaatccCAACAGTCCATTACCAAATATTACATGAACTAGTCTGATGTGATTCACAAAGCACAAGTGCCAAATTGCAGAGGCACAAATCCTACTCCATGAGTGTCTTCACGTGTTTCAAACAAATCTTACTAATTTTAGAAACACATGAAGTCGGTCCACGATCACTAGGTCACAAAACATGTTTGCCCCATCACTAGGTGTGCTCTGAAAGTGTGATCACTTTCAGCTACAAGAAGATGTGCTcataatagtttttttttttaactttcgATATGAGCCATCGAACAACAAAAGATGACACGAGCATTTCACCTTTAGTGAAGCCTCCATTTGTTAGTCTAAGTGAGACCATTGTGTTCTCTTATGACCAACCATCTAAACAAGCTTGTCTGATTGAAAGGGATCACATGTGCTAATTTATGGTGCACAGATACTCCTATCTGGTCTTACACAGTCACATACTTTCTGGACAGGGCAGACTATTGGTTGATATACCTCGGATATCTCTATGGAATTTCGATACAAGTATCGACAGAGAAAATGTGAACGTCGTACTGGACATGCCAAACCAACATATTTAACCATATTCATAATAGCCAAAAATAATCTCTTAACAGTCTCTGACATGGCGGAGATATTTTGTTGCCTTATTTTTGTcgaaaacaataaataaaaaattatagaaaatgaaaattcATGCATACTAAATGTAAATATTACATTTGAATCATTTGGTAACATGGAATGAATAGCTTGCAATTATTTAAGAGTATGTATCTATATATACTTCAACAGCCATATATAATACtccaattttttaaaacttgCTGTAGTTTGTATCTATACATGATAGATGACGAAAAACACAAGAGTTTGGACTATGCTACACAAGACGAAGATCTCTCAATGTAGTCCCACCGTGTGGATGAGTCGAGACCCATCCGTTCAGAGGTGGGGAAAACATGTGTTCTCACCCTATCTAAAGGCTAATACATACATGTAGAGATCTTATCTTGGTGTAGCATAGTGTGAAACAAAGATTACAATGAGTCCATGCTATGTAAAGTATTTCCATAGTTGAAGTCAAAGCATCTAGATCATCTCGGCGGAGGCAAACGAAAAATCTCTAACTGGGGATGATTTGACTACATTCGGCTATGAAAATTACACAAAATCTTTCTTTTTTAATATGTGAGATAGACATGacacatatatttattataGGGTAAGAATCAAAATGACAGCAGGTTAATGGATGTAAAATTAAATCGCAAATATGTcctcaaaatcatattttttccATAAAGTGACAGTTGAGTGAAATGTTcaaaatgcatataaatatagCATGAAAATGACACGGGTGACCAAGAATTCAAACTAGCAAACAAAAACACCATTTTCACTCAAAACCAATTAAGAAAAAaaactcaattattgtatcagaATAGCTTATTTTTAATCACTTTTTATAATCAAATAACACAAAATTAGAACACATGTCACATACAagaatatgagaaaattcaactGGTCGACTTAATAAATAAAAGCTTACCCTTTATATATATTCTACACAGACACAGATATACATAAATAACTTTTCAATCTCTCTTGTCATAATCAATCAGCCCGAGAACAACTGGCAGGGAGAGGAGAGCTGGAAATTCAACGGGTCGATTACTTCATTAATGAAAGAGTAGAAAAGCTTACCATTTCATGAACTTGTATTATACAATATAACATATGTGCATACAACATATACAAATTCATAAATTTTCACTTCAcacaaattgatttttttagcTGGTCAGAGTATTGTTACAGTTATGTCTCGAACTCACACATAGTTCCGCGACCTTAATACCCGGATGGACTATAACCATGGGCACAAATTGATTTTTCCTttcaaagaaaaagaagaagtgtCACTACCAGTGGGCTAAGCAATCCAGTCACAGTCAAATGAAAACCATTTCAAACTTCATCTTGCTTCAAAAAGCAAAAGAAGAAGTGATTTTagatgtttaaaataaataaagtgtCAATCTTTTTATccatttatagaaagaaaagggTACGTAATTTGAACAAACCTCACAGACTCCATTAACAAGATACCCGAAGAAAAACCCAGAAGAACAGATGATGAACTGCTGCCATCTCGGCCGGTCCGTGAGTGAAATCCCGAACAAAGAACGCGATTGCTCCTCGTTCTTCATCTCCCTTGGTCTCCActaacaaaaaaacaaaaaaaaacaaaaactttcCTCTGCCAAAAGAATCTCTCCTCTAATTTGCTTCAAGAGTGAGTTTTTATGGGAGATGATTTCGATGGTTGTTGCATGTTGACTTCCGGGCTCGTAGGAAGGGGAGGCGTAAGAAAAAATGGACAGGCGAGTTTAATGATAGCGTATCGGCTTCACTATGTCAACACACAAGAATTTACACAAATATGGATGCTTCTTATACTATTTTAAGCCCCGGTGTGCCGTATTTCTTGTCTCATTTGTGTATTGTATATATGGATTGAACTTTGAAGAAAGAAAAACGACAAAAACAAGCGGCTCGGCTCGTGGGGGGGGAGAGGTGGGAGAAATCGAAGGCTAATCGGGTGGAATATCGTGGATCGATGCATCACGTCTATGGGGACAACGAAAGATTCtgcaagaaaaaaaatgaaacctAAATTTGAGCACGTTGTTAGGCTTTTGGAAGCTGTtcgaaatatataatttaataaattaatatattatctattttatattttattaaagatgAAGACATGATAGTGATCTTCTAATAAAGACATcaatttttttccaattttacccttatatgataataatattatacttttgttttttttttttttaaatttcaacacgcacttttatttttatttttttatttcaataatttaaatatcaatttagtccctttataatttgtcaaatttcactttagttcatcgataatgataaaaaagactgtacacacacgcgatgcgtgtgcaaagtaattattattaatgaactacgaaataattatttgagattgAGTTTGCTTGAAAATGTATTATTTACACGAGAATGTATTATTTGTCGCCACTATGAAAACCAAAAAGAGCATAAaatctgatatagaaaaataaatgatcataCAAAACTGTGTTTTTTAAATCTAAGCAAAAAACCCATTATTTTCTTGTTTTGCATTTTATAAAGGTGTGCAAATTTTGGTTTAAATCGAAAAACCGTAAATCCGAATCGAAGGAAACAAAAATCGAATTGAAACggaaacataattttttttatttggataTAAACATTAAATCTGAAGTTTATATAGTTCGGTTTCAGATTATATAT
This sequence is a window from Primulina tabacum isolate GXHZ01 chromosome 17, ASM2559414v2, whole genome shotgun sequence. Protein-coding genes within it:
- the LOC142531791 gene encoding UDP-galactose/UDP-glucose transporter 2-like isoform X2 gives rise to the protein MKNEEQSRSLFGISLTDRPRWQQFIICSSGFFFGYLVNGVCEEYVYNRLQFSYGWYFTFVQGWVYILLIYLQGFSTKQMVNPWKTYIKLSAVLMGSSGLTKSSLAFLNYPAQLMFKSTKVLPVMIMGAFIPADAQTSPNFSMIGVIMVSGALILDSLLGNLQEVIFTMIPETTQTEMLFCSTLVGMPLLIPPMLFTGELFKAWTSCSQHLYVYGVLVFEAMATFIGQVSVLSLVTLFGAANTAMVTTARKAVTLLLSYMIFTKPLTEQHGTGLLLIAMGIVLKMLPENKPPQKRANSQRNVENVPRTEDSSDDRFQVGSEKKEERKSLV
- the LOC142531791 gene encoding UDP-galactose/UDP-glucose transporter 2-like isoform X1, with the translated sequence MKNEEQSRSLFGISLTDRPRWQQFIICSSGFFFGYLVNGVCEEYVYNRLQFSYGWYFTFVQGWVYILLIYLQGFSTKQMVNPWKTYIKLSAVLMGSSGLTKSSLAFLNYPAQLMFKSTKVLPVMIMGAFIPGLRRKYPPHEYVSAILLIMGLILFTLADAQTSPNFSMIGVIMVSGALILDSLLGNLQEVIFTMIPETTQTEMLFCSTLVGMPLLIPPMLFTGELFKAWTSCSQHLYVYGVLVFEAMATFIGQVSVLSLVTLFGAANTAMVTTARKAVTLLLSYMIFTKPLTEQHGTGLLLIAMGIVLKMLPENKPPQKRANSQRNVENVPRTEDSSDDRFQVGSEKKEERKSLV